One Saccharopolyspora erythraea NRRL 2338 genomic region harbors:
- a CDS encoding amidohydrolase family protein, translated as MTAPQRDLLQARELLLLPEVLLAGGPVRDHAVVVADGVFRAVGPAAELVEAHPELDPVHLDGHLLMPGFVDAHHHLTQSFGKALAFGEPSEIFRRIWVPLEQQLDPESAYVAAKLAALEALRGGFTTVAEAGTRARVDIGVVADAATDAGIRCVLGEVCFEPDDGERHLSRWDSAELVHPSLAIPIAEAAEHEVLHAVSRLCAEAGAVFQIHVNEHLASVERSLERHGRRPLEHLHDVGALGPQTLAAHATMLTPGELRLLADSGAAVSYNPVASGWKGNAVAPAALMAASGVRFGLGTDGTRGDGFRLTDAAELAQRLAFGLHNGDSSCGGGLTWLRHATAGGADAVGLGSVTGAVEAGRAADFLLVDLRVPELCPSWDLPWELVRLANRDQITAVVVAGRLRLWRGWPVDWDGRELLEEAAKTGREVVARAPLRKIHPLSTGCREEDA; from the coding sequence TCCGCGCGGTCGGCCCGGCCGCCGAGCTGGTCGAGGCGCATCCGGAGCTGGACCCGGTGCACCTCGACGGCCACCTGCTCATGCCGGGTTTCGTGGACGCCCACCACCACCTGACGCAGAGCTTCGGCAAGGCCCTCGCCTTCGGTGAGCCGTCGGAGATCTTCCGGCGGATCTGGGTCCCGCTGGAGCAGCAGCTCGACCCGGAGTCCGCCTACGTCGCGGCCAAGCTGGCGGCCCTCGAAGCCCTGCGCGGCGGTTTCACCACCGTCGCCGAGGCGGGCACGAGGGCGCGCGTGGACATCGGCGTGGTCGCCGACGCCGCGACCGACGCCGGAATCCGGTGCGTGCTCGGGGAAGTCTGCTTCGAACCCGACGACGGTGAACGCCACCTGTCCCGCTGGGACTCCGCCGAGCTGGTCCACCCGTCGCTGGCGATCCCGATCGCGGAGGCCGCCGAGCACGAGGTGCTGCACGCGGTCTCCCGGTTGTGCGCCGAGGCCGGTGCGGTGTTCCAGATCCACGTCAACGAGCACCTGGCCTCCGTCGAGCGGTCCCTGGAGCGGCACGGCAGGCGTCCGCTGGAGCACCTGCACGACGTCGGTGCGCTCGGTCCGCAGACGCTCGCCGCGCACGCGACCATGCTGACCCCCGGCGAGCTGCGGTTGCTCGCCGACAGCGGCGCCGCCGTCAGCTACAACCCGGTGGCCAGCGGGTGGAAGGGCAACGCGGTCGCCCCGGCCGCGCTGATGGCGGCGTCGGGCGTCCGTTTCGGGCTGGGCACCGACGGCACCCGCGGCGACGGCTTCCGGCTGACCGACGCCGCCGAGCTCGCGCAGCGGCTGGCCTTCGGCCTGCACAACGGGGACTCGTCGTGCGGTGGCGGGCTGACCTGGTTGCGGCATGCGACGGCCGGTGGCGCCGACGCGGTCGGTCTCGGCTCGGTGACCGGCGCCGTCGAAGCGGGCCGGGCCGCCGACTTCCTGCTGGTCGACCTGCGGGTTCCGGAGCTGTGCCCGTCGTGGGACCTGCCGTGGGAGCTGGTCCGGCTGGCCAACCGCGACCAGATCACCGCCGTGGTGGTCGCGGGGCGGTTGCGGCTGTGGCGGGGCTGGCCGGTTGACTGGGACGGCCGCGAACTGCTCGAGGAGGCCGCGAAGACCGGCCGGGAGGTCGTGGCGCGGGCCCCGCTGCGCAAGATCCACCCGCTTTCCACCGGGTGCCGGGAGGAGGACGCGTGA
- a CDS encoding sulfite exporter TauE/SafE family protein has translation MSIGFLVLVAVAVAAAAFVQGATGVGFALIVAPVVGLVEPSLLPVLLLVLMIPLNLYVAGRERGSLDRTGAGWITAGRFAGTFGGLWVLAAIPLAQLNLLVGGSTVLAAVVTLLAPSFSPGRAAFLTAGAVTGVTETATGVGGPPLALVYQHSPAPVLRSTVAVCFLAGELISLVVLLATERIRAEQLWLALLLLPAVVLGALLSRFVHHRLDGRLMRLLVQVFAIVSGVVLLFA, from the coding sequence GTGAGCATCGGTTTCCTGGTGCTCGTCGCGGTCGCCGTCGCCGCGGCCGCGTTCGTGCAGGGTGCCACCGGAGTCGGGTTCGCCCTGATCGTCGCGCCGGTCGTCGGGCTGGTCGAGCCGTCGCTGCTGCCGGTCCTGCTGCTGGTGCTGATGATCCCGCTCAACCTCTACGTCGCGGGGCGCGAACGCGGCAGCCTGGACCGCACCGGCGCGGGCTGGATCACCGCCGGACGCTTCGCGGGCACGTTCGGCGGGCTGTGGGTGCTGGCGGCCATCCCGCTCGCGCAGCTCAACCTGCTCGTCGGCGGCTCGACCGTGCTGGCCGCCGTGGTCACGCTGCTGGCGCCGAGCTTCAGCCCGGGCCGTGCGGCGTTCCTGACGGCGGGGGCGGTCACCGGGGTCACCGAGACCGCGACCGGGGTGGGTGGTCCGCCGCTCGCGCTGGTCTACCAGCACAGCCCGGCGCCGGTGCTGCGCTCGACGGTCGCGGTCTGCTTCCTGGCGGGCGAGCTGATCTCGCTCGTCGTGCTGCTGGCCACCGAGCGCATCCGGGCCGAGCAACTGTGGCTTGCGCTGTTGCTGCTGCCCGCGGTGGTGCTCGGCGCGCTGCTCAGCCGGTTCGTGCACCACCGGCTCGACGGCAGGCTGATGCGCCTGCTCGTGCAGGTCTTCGCGATCGTCTCCGGCGTCGTGCTGCTCTTCGCCTGA
- a CDS encoding LacI family DNA-binding transcriptional regulator, with product MAGARPTIADVAREAGVSRTTVSHALNGIGKVDPRTRERVERVAAELGYRPSLRAQRLRRGEARTIGLVSSMPFAVAGGPSRLGFFMEVAAAAAESALMHGFALVLVPPVEADPPLDSLDIDGAIVVEPDADDSATKRLRDRGLPIVALGRQPGTDLPHVDLHAAAVVRLLLEHLREQGGRRIALLVGSARRHSYVDAAHEYRRFAHEHGMPELVVLAEESGGTEAGYAACADLLDRHPGVDAVCATVDAFAVGAVRALTDRGLRVPDDVMVATRYDGLRARTCEPPLTAVDLHLGQAAEGAVSVLLAEMRRGPARGEAPEVPVPPPVLVPRASSLRR from the coding sequence ATGGCCGGGGCTCGCCCCACGATCGCCGACGTGGCACGCGAAGCCGGCGTGTCCAGGACCACCGTCTCGCACGCGCTCAACGGCATCGGCAAGGTCGATCCCAGGACGCGTGAGCGGGTGGAGCGGGTCGCCGCCGAGCTCGGATACCGGCCGAGCCTGCGGGCGCAGCGGCTGCGCCGGGGCGAGGCGCGCACGATCGGGCTGGTCTCGTCGATGCCGTTCGCCGTCGCCGGTGGCCCGTCCAGGCTCGGCTTCTTCATGGAGGTCGCCGCCGCGGCCGCGGAATCGGCGCTGATGCACGGTTTCGCGCTGGTGCTGGTGCCGCCGGTGGAGGCCGATCCGCCACTGGACTCGCTCGACATCGACGGCGCGATCGTGGTCGAGCCCGACGCCGACGACAGCGCCACCAAGCGGCTGCGCGACCGCGGGCTGCCGATCGTCGCGCTGGGCAGGCAGCCGGGCACCGACCTGCCGCACGTCGACCTGCATGCCGCAGCGGTCGTCCGGCTGCTGCTGGAACACCTGCGCGAGCAGGGCGGTCGGCGGATCGCGCTGCTGGTCGGCAGCGCCCGCCGCCACTCCTACGTGGACGCCGCACACGAGTACCGGCGCTTCGCCCACGAGCACGGGATGCCGGAGCTGGTCGTGCTCGCCGAGGAGTCCGGCGGTACCGAAGCCGGCTACGCGGCCTGCGCCGACCTCCTCGACCGCCACCCCGGCGTCGACGCCGTCTGCGCCACCGTCGACGCCTTCGCCGTCGGGGCCGTCCGCGCCCTGACCGACCGGGGACTGCGCGTCCCGGACGACGTCATGGTCGCCACCCGCTACGACGGGCTGCGCGCCCGCACGTGCGAGCCGCCGCTGACCGCCGTCGACCTGCACCTCGGTCAGGCCGCGGAGGGTGCGGTGTCGGTGCTGCTGGCCGAGATGCGGCGCGGTCCGGCGCGCGGCGAGGCACCGGAGGTCCCGGTGCCGCCGCCGGTGCTCGTACCGCGCGCTTCCTCGCTGCGCCGCTGA
- a CDS encoding DinB family protein, producing the protein MTTSSNTPADERDDILATLREQRGFLLITVRGIGDEQAARRTTASELTLGGIVKHLTRVERYWMQVMTRQEPEIVMDPDQYRMVEGETLAGIVDDYAAAARETEQALMATPDLSRQIQLPPAPWAPDPVFWSPRRIMLHLIRETAHHSGHADIIREEMDGAITTTQMASV; encoded by the coding sequence ATGACGACCTCGAGCAACACCCCTGCCGACGAGCGCGACGACATCCTGGCCACGCTCCGCGAGCAGCGCGGTTTCCTGCTGATCACCGTGCGCGGGATCGGCGACGAGCAGGCGGCGCGGCGCACGACCGCCAGCGAGCTGACCCTCGGCGGGATCGTCAAACACCTCACGCGGGTCGAGCGCTACTGGATGCAGGTCATGACCCGGCAGGAACCCGAGATCGTGATGGACCCGGACCAGTACCGGATGGTCGAAGGCGAAACGCTCGCCGGGATCGTCGACGACTACGCCGCGGCAGCCCGCGAGACCGAGCAGGCGCTGATGGCGACACCGGACCTCAGCCGCCAGATCCAGCTCCCGCCCGCGCCTTGGGCGCCGGACCCGGTCTTCTGGTCGCCGCGGCGCATCATGCTGCACCTGATCCGGGAGACCGCGCACCACAGCGGACACGCCGACATCATCCGCGAGGAGATGGACGGCGCGATCACGACGACGCAGATGGCGTCGGTCTGA